Proteins encoded together in one Cicer arietinum cultivar CDC Frontier isolate Library 1 chromosome 4, Cicar.CDCFrontier_v2.0, whole genome shotgun sequence window:
- the LOC101513908 gene encoding uncharacterized protein, protein MELENSTNEPNTPNPEPPNSNNLIETFIEDMIDSNCSTPYVSAPSSPGRTGQPISGYFYSAPASPMHFSITSSYHHQTTNTSSSNIPLSYEFEFSARFGSTGSAASGSMTSADELFLNGQIRPMKLSSHLERPQVLAPLLDLEEEEEEEDEGEVVVRGRDLRLRDKSVRRRTRSMSPLRNNTHFEWTENNVTLEIDENQMKNNDSNNGVLSEMENHIDKVDDLGLETNPSDSASSSRSSSAGRSSKRWVFLKDFLRSKSEGRSNNKFWSTISFSPTKEKKSNSNNQNLQPQISKEKSCENQRNGSSSSSSKGSSSHSQGWAKKMTGKPLNGVGKRRVPPSPHELHYKANRAQAEELRKKTFLPYKQGLLGCLGFSSKGYGAMNGFARALNPVSSR, encoded by the coding sequence ATGGAGCTCGAAAACTCCACCAATGAACCCAACACCCCAAACCCAGAACCTCCCAACTCCAACAATCTCATCGAAACCTTCATTGAAGACATGATAGACAGTAACTGTTCAACCCCTTACGTCAGCGCTCCTTCAAGTCCAGGCCGTACCGGACAACCTATCTCCGGTTACTTCTACAGCGCTCCTGCAAGCCCAATGCATTTCTCCATCACTTCTTCTTACCACCACCAAACCACTAACACCTCTTCTTCAAACATTCCTCTAAGTTACGAGTTTGAATTCTCTGCCCGGTTCGGATCCACCGGTTCAGCTGCTTCCGGTTCAATGACTTCGGCCGATGAGTTGTTTCTTAACGGCCAGATCCGACCCATGAAACTTTCCTCTCACTTGGAACGTCCTCAGGTTCTTGCTCCATTACTGGAtctggaagaagaagaagaggaagaagatgaaggtgaAGTTGTTGTTCGTGGTAGAGATCTGAGGCTCAGAGATAAATCTGTTAGGAGAAGAACCAGATCTATGTCTCCTTTGAGAAATAACACGCATTTTGAGTGGACAGAGAATAACGTTACTTTGGAGATTGATGAGAATCAAATGAAGAACAATGATAGTAATAATGGTGTTTTATCGGAAATGGAGAATCATATAGATAAGGTTGATGATTTGGGTTTGGAAACAAATCCTTCAGATTCTGCTTCTTCTTCTAGATCTTCTTCAGCTGGAAGAAGTTCTAAAAGATGGGTTTTTTTGAAGGATTTTCTAAGAAGCAAAAGTGAAGGAAGGAGTAACAACAAATTCTGGTCAACGATTTCGTTTTCTccaacaaaagaaaagaaatcaaactctaataatcaaaatctaCAACCCCAGATTTCAAAGGAGAAATCTTGTGAAAATCAGAGAAATGGGTCATCGTCTTCTTCTAGCAAAGGAAGTTCTTCTCATTCTCAAGGTTGGGCTAAGAAAATGACAGGAAAGCCCTTGAATGGTGTTGGGAAGAGGAGAGTTCCACCTTCTCCACATGAGTTGCACTATAAAGCTAATAGAGCTCAAGCTGAAGAGTTGAGGAAAAAGACTTTTTTGCCCTACAAACAAGGTTTGCTTGGGTGTTTGGGATTTAGTTCCAAGGGTTATGGGGCCATGAATGGCTTTGCTAGAGCCTTAAACCCCGTTTCATCAAGGTAG
- the LOC101513591 gene encoding pentatricopeptide repeat-containing protein At1g09190 produces the protein MSKSLQKIERQILHLLHNTKTHTHLPQIHAHFLRHGLHQSNQILSHFVSLSISLHQIPYATLIFTQSHNPNILLFNSIIKAHSSFPPFHQPFHFFSLMRTTHSISPDNFTFPPLLKAASNLNNYNLGMSLHAHVTALGFSGHNPVRIGLVQFYSSCGKMNDANNVFDEMLDRDVVVWNLMIHGFCKLGDLEMGLKLFKQMDRRSVVSWNLMISCLAQSKKCEKALELFREMLKQDFEPDDATLVSVLPVCARLGSVDVGEWIHSYANSKGLLGEVISVGNSLVDFYCKCGNLEAAWSVFNEMKKKNVVTWNAMISGLGYNGKGELGVDLFEEMVKEGVTPSDSTFVGVLACCAHAGLVDRGRELFNSMSLKFKLSPKMEHYGCFVDLLGRCGNVREAYDLIRTMSLMPNAALWGALLSACRTYGDREVAEIAAKELVRLEPWNSGNYVLLSNVYAEEGKWDEVEKVRVSMQGGGVKKIPGQSATG, from the coding sequence ATGAGCAAAAGTTTGCAGAAGATTGAACGGCAAATCCTACATCTCCTTCACAACACCAAAACACACACTCATCTCCCTCAAATCCACGCCCATTTCCTCCGCCATGGCCTCCACCAATCCAACCAAATCCTCTCCCACTTCGTCTCCCTCTCCATCTCCCTTCACCAAATCCCTTACGCCACTCTCATTTTCACCCAATCCCATAACCCCAACATTCTCCTCTTCAACTCCATCATCAAAGCCCATTCCTCTTTCCCACCTTTCCATCAACCCTTCCACTTTTTCTCCCTCATGAGAACAACACACTCCATTTCCCCTGATAACTTCACTTTCCCACCTTTGCTCAAAGCTGCTTCCAATCTCAACAACTACAACCTTGGCATGTCCCTTCATGCTCATGTTACTGCACTTGGCTTCTCCGGCCATAATCCCGTTCGAATTGGGTTGGTTCAGTTTTACTCTAGTTGTGGGAAAATGAACGATGCTAACAACgtgtttgatgaaatgcttGACAGAGATGTTGTCGTTTGGAACTTGATGATTCATGGGTTTTGTAAGTTGGGTGATTTGGAAATGGGTTTGAAGCTTTTTAAACAGATGGATCGACGCAGTGTTGTGTCTTGGAACCTTATGATTTCTTGCTTGGCACAGAGTAAGAAATGTGAAAAAGCTCTTGAGCTTTTTCGTGAAATGTTGAAGCAGGATTTTGAACCAGATGATGCAACGTTGGTCTCGGTGCTTCCTGTTTGTGCTCGCTTAGGAAGTGTTGATGTTGGTGAGTGGATTCATTCCTATGCAAATTCGAAGGGGTTACTTGGAGAAGTAATTTCCGTGGGAAATTCTCTTGTGgatttttattgtaaatgtGGTAACTTAGAAGCTGCGTGGAGCGTTTTCAATgagatgaaaaagaaaaatgttgttACTTGGAATGCAATGATATCTGGTTTGGGATATAATGGAAAGGGTGAACTTGGGGTTGACTTGTTTGAAGAGATGGTGAAAGAAGGGGTGACTCCTTCTGATTCTACTTTTGTTGGCGTTTTGGCCTGTTGCGCTCATGCAGGTTTGGTTGATAGAGGGAGAGAACTTTTTAATTCTATGAGTTTAAAGTTTAAGCTTTCACCAAAAATGGAGCATTATGGATGTTTTGTTGATCTACTTGGGCGTTGTGGGAATGTGAGGGAAGCTTATGACTTGATCAGAACTATGTCTTTGATGCCAAATGCTGCATTGTGGGGTGCTTTGCTTAGTGCGTGTCGTACTTATGGTGATAGGGAAGTTGCTGAAATTGCAGCTAAAGAGCTTGTTCGTCTTGAACCGTGGAATTCTGGAAACTACGTCTTGTTGTCTAATGTTTATGCAGAAGAAGGGAAATGGGACGAGGTTGAGAAAGTTAGAGTGTCAATGCAAGGAGGTGGCGTCAAGAAAATTCCAGGGCAGAGTGCAACAGGATAG
- the LOC101513260 gene encoding uncharacterized protein: MAFTLTVKGNVFIVTLISIPIFCCYSVASEGELQGQNIVKALSCFENNLIYVGCDDVYRLNPSGNIKVPPEATDFFCSGPCLTETHLLLDCIDNILSNFIFYNKANVQQMRYALNAGCSYSRQRGNFNLEEYIGGETNKAPDTPTLIRCYFFIVAAAAIYLF; this comes from the exons ATGGCATTTACACTCACCGTAAAGGGAAATGTATTCATCGTCACTTTAATTTCCATTCCGATATTTTGCTGCTACTCAG TGGCTTCAGAGGGGGAGCTACAAGGGCAAAACATAGTAAAGGCCTTATCATGCTTTGAAAATAACCTT ATTTATGTTGGGTGTGATGACGTATATAGATTAAACCCATCTGGGAATATTAAGGTGCCACCGGAGGCTACTGATTTCTTCTGTAGTGGACCATGTCTCActgaaacacacctattgcttGATTGCATTGACAACATACTATCTAATTTCATATTCTACAACAAAGCAAACGTACAACAAATGAGATATGCACTTAATGCTGGTTGCAGCTACTCTAGACAAAGAG GTAACTTCAATTTGGAAGAGTACATTGGAGGAGAGACAAACAAAGCTCCGGATACACCTACTTTGATTAGATGCTATTTCTTCATCGTGGCGGCCGCagcgatttatttattttga